A window of Variovorax paradoxus EPS genomic DNA:
CGCCGAAGCTCAGCTTGCCCCACGAGGCGCCGTACTCTTCATAGAGGAAGAGCGCGTTGGAGCGCGTTCGGCTGTGCGGGGCGAATGCCTCCTCGCCGTCGGCGGCGAAGCGGTTGGTCTCGCTGCTGAAGCCCACGAGGCCTTCGAAGTTGCCGATCTTCTGGTGGCGCGCCTCGATGCGCAGGTCGTTGCTCATGTTCGAGAAGGTGGTGCCGGCCTCGGGACCTTCGAACTCGGTGTGGCGGTAGTTGGTGTGGCTCACCTTCGCGTGGATGCTGCTGATGATGCCGCCCGGGCGCCACTCGCCTTCGAGCGCGTAGCGGTCGGACTTCATGCGGATGGTCACGTCGTCCTCGGCCACGGTGCCGTAGTTGCTGCGGTAGGTGCTGGCGGAGGCGCCGATCCAGCCCTGGTCGAAGAACAGCGTGCCGCCGACCGCGCCGCCGTTCGCCTCGTTGGCCGAGTTGCAGATCTTGCGGGCGCGCCAGGGCGAGCCGGGCTTCTCGCAGTTCAGGTCGATGGGCACCGAGACGTCTTTCGAGTCGCGGTTGAAGGCATCGACGTGCAGCGCGAAGCGGTCGTTGCCGCCTTCGAGCACCACGCCGCCGTTCTTTTCCTTGTTGCCGGTGGAAAAGCCCAGGTCGGCGCGGCCGCCGAAGCCGTTGATGGGTTCGGTCGGGATGCGGTTGTCGATCACGTTGACCACGCCGCCCACGGCGCTGCCGCCGTATTGCAGCGCCGAGGGGCCGCGCAGCACTTCGATGCGGTCGGTGACCAGCGCGTCGACCGGCACCGCGTGGTCGTAGCTCAGCGCCGAGGCGTCGGGCGCGCCGCCGCCGTTCTGCAGGATGCGGATGCGATCGCCGTCCTGCCCGCGGATGATCGGGCGGCTCGCGTTGGGGCCGAAGTAGCTGCTGCTCACGCCGGGCAGGTTGTTGAGCGTTTCGCCGAGCGTCGAGTCGGAACGCAGCAGGAGTTTTTCGCCCGAGAGCGTGACAGTCGGCGCGATCAGGTCGCTGGCGCCGAGCGGATTGCCGGTGACGGTGACCGCGGGCAGGCTGGCCGCATCGGCGGGCTGGGCCTGAACCTGGACTTGGGTGGTGTCCTGTGCGTGGGACGCAGCGGCGAAG
This region includes:
- a CDS encoding TonB-dependent receptor, translating into MIPNFRRNAIGVAVLSLAFAAASHAQDTTQVQVQAQPADAASLPAVTVTGNPLGASDLIAPTVTLSGEKLLLRSDSTLGETLNNLPGVSSSYFGPNASRPIIRGQDGDRIRILQNGGGAPDASALSYDHAVPVDALVTDRIEVLRGPSALQYGGSAVGGVVNVIDNRIPTEPINGFGGRADLGFSTGNKEKNGGVVLEGGNDRFALHVDAFNRDSKDVSVPIDLNCEKPGSPWRARKICNSANEANGGAVGGTLFFDQGWIGASASTYRSNYGTVAEDDVTIRMKSDRYALEGEWRPGGIISSIHAKVSHTNYRHTEFEGPEAGTTFSNMSNDLRIEARHQKIGNFEGLVGFSSETNRFAADGEEAFAPHSRTRSNALFLYEEYGASWGKLSFGARTEKVRIRSLGYPDDPSVTRFAIGERTFNPHSAAFGALVNLTPQWQLTSNLAYTERAPKDYELLANGPHVATAAWEVGDPNLKKEKSTGFDLGAQWKSGPNTARVNAYVTRFSNYIGLTASGRTLDEEGQVVTDPAATDTLAEYVYSGVRARFTGIEASGNLRLLGDDGFAPMPDASTLDLEWRGDVVRAKNLDTGEPLPRIAPFRTGATLVYGNGPWSARFGFDYNAAQRHVPSVGARETDAYTLWNAAISYRMKVQRANLTWYARVDNITNKLAYSPTSILTTTVYPNSPLPGRSLKVGLRVTF